The Cannabis sativa cultivar Pink pepper isolate KNU-18-1 unplaced genomic scaffold, ASM2916894v1 Contig3, whole genome shotgun sequence genome window below encodes:
- the LOC115715762 gene encoding histidine kinase CKI1, with translation MIKHVKEDVHVSSNHLHSQLKSQIERTTRLFSQTTSSTPNLARFLDSSFNGSNLSFSDIEIKVAPLLFQSLLMTPHLGQISYIGKDGQVISYSMDQLNQIFMIYSPHYYSTPMKNTNWYKQRVDHDTGKTLGDVTTFKPFTTINASSFTDLALNSMNGSYAFLGTKWDNGHDLLLQNSATVNRGKGLIVLGYLVKDLSDELYGDVSSSSSSSSSLLYLATKGGEMVVNHGLKGTKMVVDVEDHSNHVSVSFELIEPNGSGDHNASVKCYSYSSGRSSPSPVISTTVVNIEGTNYDFYCSQLDVIGVQSVYALAVPQSEMVNFVHKQSTVQLILLVSIMVTTILPIFSFVFINFRDSIIENYLRDALMEQREATKLAEERTQNRSLAFARASHDIRAPLAGISGLIELSYKEVTPGTELETNLRQMDACTKDLLGILNTILDTSKIEAGMMRLEEEEFEMAPLLEEVADLYHPVGASREIDMILDPCDASVIKFSHVKGDRIKLKQILCNLLSNAVKCTPNHGQVVLRAWARKPCFTNSSINDTPPNEGVIKKLFPCLSQKKKAHENDHDHDAVAAADDDQSMNMVKNDPHVMDFVFEVDDTGKGIPKEKRKALFQNYVQDKDTTVIKGGTGLGLGIVKSLVELMHGEISVVDKNIGEKGACFRFNILLSVCEDAFDNNNSCTTKEDQNELETNATNNSSTATNKEDHELETNELVPSNIGKQEEEGVSQISTLNPNCSPSPKVDSSYVILMIQNDERRRVSLNFMKRLGINVLLVEQWEQLPSILNQVKCMKQGNNSGDNSSTDSSASQSPYKAIETNGENYALSLFKRSTTIDHLPRGTSGGLVVMVMDTTAGPISQLLEVVNEFKNSLENTTCRVFWLMNPLARTTDNSFFDTNDTIMYKPFHGTRLFQVVRLLPEFEASSSTTVPSRRVKHEIEEVGSTSSEFKMLLNKTLSIHEHNYRYSSYHMSKTQFLSEIQEPGESTKTSNPSEKLPLSGKKILVVDDNLLARELASRIVKQQGATTDLCSNGKEAFQLVSKELANQMKHGESMTLPYYCILMDCEMSVMNGYEATKEIRKEEKLYGAHIPIFGLTAHTAGSEETDKTTEAGMDACLSKPLKQNDLFKAIRSINASK, from the exons GTGGCGCCACTTTTATTCCAATCGCTACTAATGACCCCACACCTTGGTCAAATCTCATACATTGGAAAAGATGGTCAAGTTATATCCTACTCCATGGACCAACTCAATCAAATATTTATGATCTACTCTCCTCACTATTATTCCACCCCCATGAAAAACACCAATTGGTACAAACAAAGAGTTGATCATGACACTGGAAAGACACTTGGAGATGTCACCACATTCAAACCATTCACCACCATTAATGCAAGCTCCTTCACAGACTTAGCCTTGAACAGCATGAATGGCTCCTATGCTTTTCTAGGAACCAAATGGGACAATGGTCATGATCTCTTACTCCAAAACTCAGCCACTGTTAACCGTGGCAAAGGTCTCATTGTTCTAGGGTATTTGGTCAAAGACCTAAGTGATGAGTTATATGGTGATgtgagtagtagtagtagtagtagtagtagcttGTTGTACTTGGCTACCAAAGGTGGAGAAATGGTTGTTAATCATGGGCTCAAAGGGACTAAGATGGTCGTTGATGTAGAGGATCATAGTAATCATGTTTCAGTCTCATTTGAATTGATTGAACCGAATGGTAGTGGTGATCATAATGCAAGTGTTAAATGTTATTCTTATAGCAGTGGGAGATCTTCACCATCACCAGTGATAAGTACTACAGTTGTGAATATTGAAGGAACCAATTATGACTTCTATTGTTCTCAACTTGATGTGATTGGGGTGCAATCG GTGTATGCATTGGCAGTGCCACAAAGTGAAATGGTGAACTTTGTGCACAAGCAAAGTACAGTGCAGCTCATCCTTCTAGTATCAATAATGGTGACAACCATTCTTCCAATATTCAGCTTTGTGTTCATAAATTTCAGAGACTCAATAATAGAGAATTATCTGAGAGATGCACTGATGGAGCAACGGGAGGCAACCAAACTAGCTGAGGAGAGGACTCAAAACAGAAGCCTAGCTTTTGCAAGAGCCAGCCATGACATTAGAGCTCCTTTGGCTGGAATTAGTGGTCTCATAGAGTTGTCTTATAAGGAGGTTACTCCTGGCACTGAGCTTGAAACTAATTTAAGACAAATGGATGCTTGTACCAAGGACCTTTTAG GTATATTGAACACCATTCTTGACACAAGCAAAATTGAGGCTGGAATGATGAGGCTAGAAGAGGAAGAGTTTGAAATGGCTCCTCTTTTGGAAGAAGTAGCTGATTTGTACCACCCTGTTGGAGCTAGTAGAGAAATTGATATGATTTTGGACCCTTGTGATGCCTCTGTGATAAAGTTTTCACATGTCAAAGGTGATAGAATCAAGCTTAAACAGATACTATGCAACTTGTTAAGCAATGCTGTCAAATGTACACCAAATCATGGTCAAGTGGTTCTTAGAGCTTGGGCTAGAAAACCATGCTTCACAAATAGCTCAATCAATGACACCCCACCAAATGAAGGAGTTATAAAGAAACTATTTCCATGCTTGTCTCAAAAGAAAAAAGCTCATGAGAACGACCATGACCATGATGCTGTTGCTGCTGCTGATGATGATCAATCCATGAATATGGTCAAGAACGATCCGCATGTTATGGACTTTGTGTTTGAAGTGGATGACACAGGGAAAGGAATCCCGAAGGAAAAACGAAAGGCGCTTTTCCAAAACTATGTCCAAGACAAAGATACTACTGTAATTAAAGGAGGCACTGGCTTAGGACTTGGTATTGTCAAGTCTTTG GTAGAATTGATGCATGGAGAAATCTCTGTCgtggacaagaacattggagaAAAGGGAGCTTGCTTCAGGTTCAATATTCTTCTCTCTGTGTGTGAGGATGCCTTTGACAATAATAATAGCTGTACTACTAAAGAAGACCAAAATGAATTGGAAACTAATGCTACTAATAATAGTAGTACTGCTACTAATAAGGAAGACCATGAATTGGAAACTAATGAGCTGGTACCAAGTAACATTGGTAAGCAAGAAGAAGAAGGTGTTAGCCAAATAAGCACACTCAACCCGAACTGTAGTCCAAGTCCTAAGGTAGATAGTTCTTATGTTATCCTAATGATTCAAAACGATGAAAGGAGAAGAGTTTCACTGAATTTCATGAAGAGACTTGGGATAAATGTTTTGTTGGTGGAACAGTGGGAACAACTTCCTAGTATTCTCAACCAAGTGAAGTGCATGAAGCAAGGGAACAACAGTGGTGACAACTCAAGCACAGACTCTTCAGCATCCCAGAGTCCTTACAAAGCCATTGAAACAAATGGCGAAAACTACGCACTTTCCCTCTTCAAAAGGAGTACTACTATTGATCATCTACCTCGGGGAACATCGGGTGGGTTAGTAGTAATGGTAATGGATACAACTGCTGGACCAATTTCACAGCTGTTAGAGGTGGTGAATGAGTTCAAAAACAGCCTCGAAAACACTACTTGCCGAGTTTTTTGGCTAATGAATCCACTGGCTCGTACCACCGACAACTCTTTCTTTGACACAAATGACACTATTATGTACAAGCCATTCCATGGGACTCGTTTGTTCCAAGTGGTGAGACTTCTTCCAGAATTTGAGGCTTCATCTTCAACTACAGTTCCTTCTAGAAGGGTCAAGCATGAAATCGAAGAAGTTGGTAGTACAAGCAGTGAGTTCAAGATGCTTTTGAACAAGACCCTTTCAATCCATGAACATAATTACAGGTACTCATCTTATCATATGTCTAAGACTCAATTTCTAAGTGAAATACAAGAACCTGGGGAATCGACCAAGACAAGCAATCCAAGTGAGAAGCTACCATTAAGTGGGAAGAAGATTCTGGTTGTAGATGACAACTTATTGGCTCGAGAATTGGCTAGTAGAATAGTCAAACAGCAAGGTGCAACTACTGATCTATGTTCAAATGGCAAAGAAGCTTTTCAACTTGTTTCCAAAGAACTAGCCAATCAGATGAAACATGGAGAATCTATGACTCTTCCTTACTATTGTATATTGATGGATTGTGAG ATGTCAGTAATGAATGGATATGAAGCAACTAAGGAGATAAGAAAAGAGGAGAAACTATACGGTGCTCATATACCAATATTCGGTCTGACTGCTCATACAGCGGGTTCTGAAGAAACtgacaagacaacagaagcTGGGATGGATGCTTGTCTAAGCAAACCGTTGAAACAAAACGATCTGTTTAAAGCCATCCGATCCATCAATGCATCAAAGTGA